The Cystobacter fuscus DSM 2262 DNA segment ACGGAGGCCATGGCCGGCACGACGAGCACCTTGCGCCGATCCGCGTCATGTCGTTCCCGGGAGACATGGCCCGCACGCTCCAGCCGATCGGTGATTTGGGTACTCGCCGCGGTGGTCACCCCGAGTTGTGTGGCCAGGACGCCAGGGGTCAGCGGCCCATGGGTTATCAACTGCTCCATCGCCGCCAGGTCCGTGGCGTTCACCTCCAGGACCTCGCCCAGCTTCCTCTCGATCTGGCGCGTGAGGATGGAGATCTCCTGCAGCCGCTGGCCAATCGGATCCTCCGCGACTCGCGCGGCACTGCCCGACAGCCCTCCTCGAGATGAACCCTTTTTCGTCATCGCTGGACCACCGCTCGGAGCCCCGTCCGGGAAATCTAAATTTATTTATTACTAAGTTACTTAAATATGTAGAGATGAGGAGGAGGGCGCGCAAGGGAATCGTCCCGCTGTCGCGTGGGTGCGCCTCATGGACCGTGTCAGGGGAGGTGGGCGGGCAGGGGCATTGCGTGGAGCGCGTCGCCGCATACGCGGGCCGGGGGTTGCTCTGCCGCGGCGAGCCCACGAGCTCGTAGCGGCTCTCGGTCAACGATGGACGTGGGGAGAGAGCCTCCCGTGGTGCGAGGGGCCCGCGGAGCGCGACACCGGCGCCAGGGAGGCCTCGGGAAACAGGACAGCAGGCTCAGTCGAGATCCGAAGCGTCGTGGCGCTCCGCTACCTGCTCTCCCGGCGCGCCGCGCACGCGGTTGACCTTGCGGCCGCGGATCACGGCCGGACGGGCGGCGACTTCGTCGGCCCAGCGGCGCACCTGCTGGTAGTGGTGCACCGACAGGAATTCGGCGGCGTCGTACAGTTCGCCCAGCACCAGGCCGCCGTACCAGGGCCAGATGGCCATGTCGGCAATCGTGTACTCATCGCCAGCGACGAAGCGACGCTCGGCCAGCAGGCGGTCGAGCACGTCGAGCTGGCGCTTGGTTTCCATCGCGTAGCGGTTGATCGGGTATTCCAACTTTTCCGGCGCGTAGGCATAGAAATGACCGAATCCGCCACCCACGAAGGGCGCCGAACCCATCTGCCACATCAGCCAGTTGAAGGTCTCGGTGCGCGCCGGGATGTCCTTTGGCAGGAAGGCGCCGAATTTCTCGGCCAGGTAGACCAGGATGGAGCCGGACTCGAACACGCGCACGGGCGTCTCCCCGCTGCGGTCGACCAGCGCCGGAATCTTGGAGTTCGGGTTGATGGCGACGAAGCCGCTGCCGAACTGGGCGCCTTC contains these protein-coding regions:
- a CDS encoding MarR family winged helix-turn-helix transcriptional regulator, with protein sequence MTKKGSSRGGLSGSAARVAEDPIGQRLQEISILTRQIERKLGEVLEVNATDLAAMEQLITHGPLTPGVLATQLGVTTAASTQITDRLERAGHVSRERHDADRRKVLVVPAMASVQRALAEMTPAFDDLEALFGQLSASERKVIERFLGQLVELYRAAVRPARSEE
- the yghU gene encoding glutathione-dependent disulfide-bond oxidoreductase; its protein translation is MTDSSSNPFSPYVPPRVWSPATPSGGAFANINRPIAGATHEQELPIGKHPLQLYSLGTPNGQKITIMLEELLAAGHSGAEYDAWLIKIGEGAQFGSGFVAINPNSKIPALVDRSGETPVRVFESGSILVYLAEKFGAFLPKDIPARTETFNWLMWQMGSAPFVGGGFGHFYAYAPEKLEYPINRYAMETKRQLDVLDRLLAERRFVAGDEYTIADMAIWPWYGGLVLGELYDAAEFLSVHHYQQVRRWADEVAARPAVIRGRKVNRVRGAPGEQVAERHDASDLD